In one Solidesulfovibrio sp. genomic region, the following are encoded:
- a CDS encoding efflux RND transporter periplasmic adaptor subunit, protein MKGLRREGLGPFTVKALLLVAALLAAAGCREERKPFVKPPTPVEVALVEAVPVGDTMVYSASLAPNERVDMAFKVGGYVKDIATAPGPDGKPHILQKGDKATAGMLLAALRDDDYQATLKKAAAARDEEQASLREASINFERYQTLYNQRVVAKSELDKAREKLDYYRATVERATHQIEEAAIQLRDTVLRAPLDAVVLSRSIEKGSLVSPGTLAFVLGDLASVKAVFGVPDFMLRQVKPGDAVPIRVEALGNEAFRGTVSAVSPSADPKSRVFDVEVRIANPDLRLKDGMIASASLSGAVASRLVLPITAIVRDPADPQGFLVYVLAEADGAAKAKAEKVVIGDVLGNRVALVSGPAPGARVITTGATMVHDDAPVRVIR, encoded by the coding sequence ATGAAGGGGTTGCGACGAGAGGGGCTGGGGCCGTTCACCGTCAAGGCGCTGCTCCTGGTTGCGGCGCTGCTTGCCGCCGCGGGCTGCCGGGAGGAGCGAAAACCGTTCGTCAAGCCACCCACCCCGGTGGAGGTCGCCCTGGTCGAGGCCGTGCCCGTGGGCGATACCATGGTCTATTCGGCGAGCCTTGCGCCCAACGAACGCGTGGACATGGCCTTCAAGGTCGGCGGCTACGTGAAGGACATCGCCACCGCCCCGGGGCCCGACGGCAAGCCGCATATCCTGCAAAAGGGCGACAAGGCGACGGCCGGCATGCTGCTGGCCGCCCTGCGCGACGACGACTACCAGGCCACGCTGAAAAAGGCCGCCGCCGCCCGGGACGAGGAGCAGGCTTCCCTGCGCGAGGCCAGCATCAATTTCGAGCGCTACCAGACGCTCTACAACCAGCGGGTGGTGGCCAAAAGCGAGCTGGACAAGGCCCGGGAGAAGCTCGACTACTACCGGGCCACGGTGGAGCGCGCCACCCACCAGATCGAGGAGGCGGCCATCCAGCTGCGCGACACGGTGCTGCGCGCCCCCCTCGACGCCGTGGTGCTCTCCCGTTCCATCGAAAAGGGCAGCCTGGTCAGCCCCGGCACCCTGGCCTTCGTCCTGGGCGACCTGGCCTCGGTCAAGGCCGTCTTCGGCGTGCCCGACTTCATGCTGCGCCAGGTCAAGCCCGGCGACGCCGTGCCCATCCGGGTCGAGGCCCTGGGCAACGAGGCCTTTCGCGGCACGGTCTCGGCCGTTTCGCCCTCGGCCGATCCCAAAAGCCGGGTCTTCGACGTCGAGGTGCGCATCGCCAACCCCGACCTGCGCCTGAAAGACGGCATGATCGCCTCGGCCAGCCTGTCCGGGGCCGTGGCCTCCAGGCTCGTGCTGCCGATCACCGCCATCGTGCGCGACCCGGCCGACCCCCAGGGCTTTCTCGTCTACGTCCTGGCCGAGGCCGACGGCGCGGCCAAGGCCAAGGCCGAGAAGGTCGTCATCGGCGACGTGCTCGGCAACCGGGTGGCCCTGGTTTCCGGCCCGGCCCCGGGGGCGCGCGTCATCACCACCGGCGCCACCATGGTCCACGACGACGCGCCCGTGCGCGTCATCCGCTAG